From a region of the Geothrix sp. 21YS21S-2 genome:
- the rlmN gene encoding 23S rRNA (adenine(2503)-C(2))-methyltransferase RlmN has protein sequence MTTDAAHPWDAPAPEAAGRPSAFGLLPEDLEGAPGRAEHVFNRLQRPWTYRPEGLFLNREAREWIAASFDTSLPEIVERHPSEDGATKVVLRLRDGERIEAVHMPRDVRNPRVTLCISSQVGCAMGCTFCATGAMGIRRNLSAGEIVGQVLSLIRTLGPAQPHAITLVFMGMGEPLHNLDNVHRAIRILNHPWGLNISTRRITVSTSGLVPAIERLSGLRPRPWLALSLNATTDEARSRVMPVNRVWGLERLREALGAWGLAPGEKFLLEYVLLAGENDTVEDADRLADWLGELRHGHNINLIRMNEHAASTFRQPEEERLQAFLDRLKARGCFVTVRKSRGRDVQGACGQLLK, from the coding sequence ATGACCACGGACGCCGCCCATCCCTGGGACGCCCCGGCCCCCGAGGCCGCGGGACGGCCCTCCGCCTTCGGGCTGCTGCCGGAGGACCTGGAAGGGGCCCCCGGGCGCGCCGAGCACGTCTTCAACCGGCTGCAGCGGCCCTGGACCTACCGGCCCGAGGGCCTCTTCCTCAACCGGGAGGCGCGGGAGTGGATCGCGGCCTCGTTTGACACGTCGCTGCCCGAGATCGTGGAACGCCACCCGAGCGAGGACGGCGCCACCAAGGTCGTCCTCCGCCTGAGGGACGGGGAGCGCATCGAGGCGGTCCACATGCCCCGGGACGTGCGCAACCCCCGGGTGACGCTCTGCATCAGCAGCCAGGTGGGGTGCGCCATGGGCTGCACCTTCTGCGCCACCGGCGCCATGGGGATCCGGCGCAACCTCTCCGCGGGCGAGATCGTGGGGCAGGTGCTGAGCCTCATCCGCACCCTGGGGCCCGCCCAGCCCCACGCCATCACGCTGGTGTTCATGGGCATGGGCGAGCCCCTGCACAACCTGGACAACGTCCACCGGGCCATCCGGATCCTCAACCATCCCTGGGGCCTGAACATCTCCACCCGGCGCATCACGGTGTCCACGTCCGGGCTCGTGCCCGCCATCGAGCGGCTTTCCGGCCTGCGCCCCCGCCCGTGGCTGGCCCTGAGCCTCAACGCCACCACGGACGAGGCGCGGAGCCGGGTCATGCCCGTCAACCGCGTGTGGGGCCTGGAGCGCCTGCGGGAGGCCCTGGGCGCCTGGGGGCTGGCCCCCGGCGAGAAGTTCCTCCTGGAATACGTCCTGCTGGCCGGGGAGAACGACACCGTGGAGGACGCGGACCGGCTCGCGGACTGGCTGGGTGAGCTGCGTCATGGGCACAACATCAACCTGATCCGCATGAACGAGCATGCGGCTTCCACGTTCCGGCAGCCGGAGGAGGAACGCCTCCAGGCCTTTCTGGACCGGTTGAAGGCCCGGGGATGCTTCGTGACGGTGCGGAAGAGCCGGGGCAGGGACGTGCAGGGTGCCTGCGGCCAGCTCCTCAAATAA
- the lipA gene encoding lipoyl synthase, whose translation MPRFSRRSGREVLEGHPRLPDWIVQEKVKLSDLHAMKAGMRESALHTVCEEARCPNRNHCFTHGTATFLLMGDTCTRACGFCSIQSGKPLPLDPREPEETALRVASLGLKFAVLTSVNRDDLPDGGAAHFASTIRAIRRLNPGVGVEVLTPDFLGDLDAVAEVVAAGPAVFNHNTETVPSLYAEVRPAGRFQRSLDVLAHAKRLGTALFGDEFRTKSGLMLGLGETEEELLEVFGKLVEAGVDILTLGQYLRPTRHQLPVRSYVHPDAFAELGRKAKALGFRTVYAGPLVRSSFNAHEVSGLEGISIA comes from the coding sequence ATGCCTCGATTCTCAAGACGATCCGGCCGCGAAGTCCTGGAGGGCCACCCGCGCCTCCCGGACTGGATCGTCCAGGAGAAGGTCAAGCTCTCGGATCTCCACGCCATGAAGGCCGGGATGCGGGAATCCGCCCTGCACACGGTGTGCGAGGAGGCCCGCTGCCCCAACCGGAACCACTGCTTCACGCACGGCACCGCCACCTTCCTGCTCATGGGCGACACCTGCACCCGGGCCTGCGGCTTCTGCTCCATCCAGAGCGGCAAGCCCCTGCCCCTGGACCCGCGGGAGCCGGAGGAGACGGCCCTCCGCGTGGCCTCCCTGGGCCTGAAGTTCGCCGTGCTCACGTCGGTGAACCGGGATGACCTTCCCGACGGGGGCGCCGCCCACTTCGCGAGCACCATCCGCGCCATCCGGCGCCTGAACCCGGGCGTGGGGGTGGAGGTGCTCACCCCGGACTTCCTGGGGGATCTGGACGCCGTGGCCGAGGTGGTGGCCGCGGGCCCGGCCGTGTTCAACCACAACACTGAGACGGTGCCCAGCCTCTATGCCGAGGTTCGGCCCGCGGGGCGCTTCCAGCGCTCCCTGGACGTCCTGGCCCATGCCAAGCGCCTGGGCACGGCGCTCTTCGGGGACGAGTTCCGCACCAAGTCGGGGCTGATGCTGGGGCTGGGGGAGACCGAGGAAGAGCTGCTGGAGGTCTTCGGAAAGCTCGTGGAGGCGGGCGTGGACATCCTCACCCTCGGGCAGTACCTGCGGCCCACGCGCCACCAGCTGCCGGTGAGGAGCTACGTGCATCCGGACGCTTTCGCCGAGCTGGGACGCAAGGCCAAGGCGCTGGGGTTCCGCACGGTCTACGCGGGGCCGCTGGTGCGGTCCAGCTTCAACGCCCACGAGGTGAGCGGCCTGGAAGGGATCTCCATCGCATGA
- a CDS encoding DeoR/GlpR family DNA-binding transcription regulator, with protein sequence MRQEERLGLILDRLAKHGTLGVTDLAQELGVSTASVRRDLEMLEEQHLLSRTHGGAVANSLVYELPLRYRGGRQKEEKRRIAAATLGMLGEGTLSIGLTGGTTTTEVARVLATRTGLTIVTNALNIASDLALRPNIKLIVTGGTARSESYELVGPLAEASLEGIHLDLAIVGVDGISVRGGLTTHHDVEAHTNRALIEHARRTLVVADGSKVGRMAFARICPVAQVSELITDASADPAELQNLREAGVKVSIA encoded by the coding sequence ATGCGACAGGAAGAACGCCTCGGCCTGATTCTGGACCGGCTTGCCAAGCACGGCACCCTGGGGGTCACGGACCTGGCCCAGGAACTGGGCGTGTCCACCGCCTCGGTGCGCCGGGATCTGGAAATGCTGGAAGAGCAGCATCTGCTTTCCCGGACCCACGGTGGCGCGGTGGCCAACAGCCTGGTCTACGAACTGCCCCTGCGGTACCGGGGCGGCCGGCAGAAGGAGGAGAAGCGCCGCATCGCCGCCGCGACCCTGGGCATGCTCGGGGAAGGCACCCTCTCCATCGGGCTCACCGGCGGCACCACCACCACGGAGGTGGCCCGGGTCCTGGCCACCCGCACGGGCCTGACCATCGTCACCAACGCCCTCAACATCGCTTCCGACCTGGCCCTGCGCCCCAACATCAAGCTCATCGTCACGGGGGGCACGGCCCGGAGCGAGTCCTACGAACTGGTGGGACCCCTGGCCGAAGCCAGCCTGGAGGGCATCCATCTCGACCTGGCCATCGTGGGCGTCGACGGCATCAGCGTCCGGGGCGGGCTCACCACCCACCACGACGTGGAGGCCCACACCAACCGCGCCCTCATCGAACATGCCCGGCGCACCCTGGTGGTGGCGGACGGTTCGAAGGTGGGACGCATGGCCTTCGCGCGGATCTGCCCGGTGGCCCAGGTCAGCGAGCTGATCACCGATGCCAGCGCCGATCCGGCCGAACTCCAGAACCTGCGGGAAGCCGGCGTGAAGGTGTCGATCGCCTAG
- a CDS encoding non-canonical purine NTP pyrophosphatase → MKILLASRNAGKLREFGELLQGVEFLAWPADAPDIPEEGAFFQDNALQKATFARDWWRRHGTSPVDGVLSDDSGLCVDALWGGPGVLSARFAPGLAQDAKNRRLLALMPPGAARSARFVCVLAWAPMDGDPVTFGGSVEGHLAPEPRGSQGFGYDPLFVPEGYGQTFGELSSAVKQTLSHRSRASRAFLEAVR, encoded by the coding sequence ATGAAGATCCTCCTCGCCTCCCGCAATGCGGGAAAGCTCCGCGAATTCGGGGAACTCCTCCAGGGCGTCGAGTTCCTGGCGTGGCCCGCGGATGCGCCGGACATTCCCGAGGAAGGGGCGTTCTTCCAGGACAACGCCCTGCAGAAGGCCACCTTCGCCAGGGACTGGTGGCGGCGCCACGGCACAAGCCCGGTCGATGGCGTGCTTTCGGACGATTCGGGCCTCTGCGTGGACGCCCTGTGGGGTGGCCCCGGCGTGCTGAGCGCCCGGTTCGCCCCCGGGCTGGCGCAGGACGCCAAGAACCGGCGCCTCCTGGCGCTCATGCCCCCCGGCGCGGCGCGGTCGGCCCGGTTCGTCTGCGTGCTGGCTTGGGCGCCCATGGACGGCGACCCCGTCACATTCGGCGGTTCCGTGGAAGGGCATCTCGCCCCCGAACCCCGGGGTAGCCAGGGCTTCGGCTACGATCCGCTCTTCGTTCCGGAGGGGTACGGCCAGACCTTCGGGGAGCTCAGCTCCGCCGTCAAGCAGACGCTCAGCCACCGTTCCCGGGCGAGCCGGGCCTTCCTTGAGGCCGTGCGTTAG
- a CDS encoding thiazole synthase, which produces MLTIAGRTFQNRLILGTGKYKDFATMKACYEAGAVEMVTLAVRRFDLSAKGDDNILNWIPKGMALLPNTAGCYTREDALRVCRLAREALETDWVKLEVIGDPLSLYPDGEETLRAAEILVKEGFVVLPYINADPILAKKLCEAGCAAVMPLGSAIGSGLGVQNPYVLQILRDVVGGFGLPLVVDAGVGTASDAAVAMELGADAVLMNTAVAEAADPVKMARAMDYAVKAGRLAFEAGRMPRRLYASASSPVGGVVGKS; this is translated from the coding sequence ATGCTCACCATCGCCGGCCGCACCTTCCAGAACCGCCTCATCCTGGGGACCGGCAAGTACAAGGATTTCGCCACCATGAAGGCCTGCTACGAGGCCGGAGCGGTGGAGATGGTGACCCTGGCGGTGCGGCGCTTCGACCTGTCCGCCAAGGGGGACGACAACATCCTGAACTGGATCCCCAAGGGCATGGCCCTCCTGCCCAACACCGCGGGCTGCTACACCCGGGAGGACGCCCTGCGGGTGTGCCGCCTGGCCCGGGAGGCCCTGGAGACGGACTGGGTCAAGCTCGAGGTCATCGGGGACCCCCTCAGCCTCTACCCCGACGGGGAGGAGACGCTGCGCGCCGCCGAGATCCTCGTGAAGGAGGGGTTCGTGGTGCTGCCCTACATCAACGCGGACCCCATCCTGGCGAAAAAGCTATGCGAGGCCGGCTGCGCGGCGGTGATGCCCCTGGGATCGGCCATCGGCTCGGGGCTTGGGGTGCAGAATCCCTACGTGCTCCAGATCCTCCGGGACGTGGTGGGGGGGTTCGGCCTGCCGCTCGTCGTGGACGCGGGGGTGGGCACGGCCAGCGACGCGGCGGTGGCCATGGAGCTGGGGGCGGACGCGGTGCTCATGAACACCGCCGTGGCCGAGGCCGCGGACCCCGTGAAGATGGCCCGGGCCATGGACTACGCCGTGAAGGCGGGGCGCCTGGCCTTCGAGGCCGGCCGTATGCCTCGTCGCTTGTACGCCAGCGCCTCCAGCCCCGTTGGGGGGGTGGTGGGGAAAAGCTGA
- a CDS encoding secondary thiamine-phosphate synthase enzyme YjbQ — protein MKSHRVTLTLHQPERMGFVNITPDVEEAVDDSGVQEGFCLVNAMHITASVFINDDEPGLHEDYKRWLEKLAPFNEGSDPARGGYLHNRSGEDNGDAHHKRQIMGREVVVAITKGRLDFGPWEQIFYGEFDGRRDKRVLIKIIGE, from the coding sequence ATGAAATCCCATCGCGTGACCCTGACCCTCCACCAGCCCGAGCGCATGGGCTTCGTGAACATCACCCCCGACGTGGAGGAGGCCGTGGACGACAGCGGCGTCCAGGAGGGCTTCTGCCTGGTCAACGCCATGCACATCACCGCCAGCGTCTTCATCAACGACGACGAGCCGGGCCTGCACGAGGACTACAAGCGCTGGCTGGAGAAGCTCGCCCCCTTCAACGAAGGCAGCGACCCCGCCCGGGGCGGCTACCTGCACAACCGCTCGGGCGAGGACAACGGCGACGCCCACCACAAGCGCCAGATCATGGGCCGCGAGGTGGTCGTCGCCATAACGAAGGGCCGCCTGGATTTCGGGCCGTGGGAGCAGATCTTCTACGGGGAGTTCGACGGCCGCAGGGACAAGCGGGTGTTGATCAAGATCATCGGTGAATGA